From a single Glycine soja cultivar W05 chromosome 19, ASM419377v2, whole genome shotgun sequence genomic region:
- the LOC114399044 gene encoding ribosomal RNA-processing protein 8-like isoform X2 encodes MGESKKRKRHRNKRGGKEEQPVLPSPCAKRTKLKEPSSFLQKMRARLSGGHFRMINEKLYTCTGEEALDYFKEEPSLFDVYHTGYKTQMSNWPEQPVNVIIKWLKKQSLSFVVADFGCGEALIAKSVKNEVFSLDLVSNDPNVIACNMENTPLDSSSVDVAIFCLSLMGTNYQSYLEESYRLLKPGGWLLIAEVKSRFDPNTGGADPKKFSNAISELGFSSVKQENQISKRKEIEWPMLKPCLYKRR; translated from the exons ATGGGTGAGAGCAAGAAACGAAAGAGACACAGAAACAAACGTGGTGGTAAGGAGGAGCAACCGGTTCTTCCTTCTCCTTGTGCTAAGCGCACAAAGCTGAAGGAACCCTCTTCCTTTCTTCAAAAG ATGCGAGCAAGGTTGTCTGGTGGGCATTTCAGGATGATTAATGAAAAGCTCTACACTTGCAC TGGGGAGGAGGCGCTAGATTATTTCAAGGAAGAACCTTCGCTATTTGATGTG TATCATACAGGATACAAAACACAAATGTCAAATTGGCCAGAACAGCCAGTTAATGTAATTATTAAGTGGCTGAAAAAACAGAGCCTTTCTTTTGTTGTTGCCGATTTTGGTTGTG GGGAAGCACTCATTGCTAAAAGTGTGAAGAATGAAGTATTCTCTCTAGATCTTGTCTCCAATGATCCAAATGTAATTGCTTGCAACATGGAAAAT ACTCCCCTTGACTCCTCATCTGTTGACGTCGCCATCTTCTGTCTTTCATTGATGGGAACCAACTACCAAAGTTACCTCGAAGAATCGTACAGACTGCTCAAGCCAGG TGGCTGGCTTTTGATAGCAGAAGTAAAGAGCAGGTTTGATCCAAATACTGGAGGAGCAGACCCTAAAAAGTTCTCAAATGCTATTTCCGAGCTAGGTTTCAGCTCTGTAAAACAG GAAAATCAAATTTCTAAGCGGAAGGAAATTGAATGGCCAATGCTTAAACCTTGTTTGTACAAGCGTAGATga
- the LOC114399044 gene encoding ribosomal RNA-processing protein 8-like isoform X1 yields MGESKKRKRHRNKRGGKEEQPVLPSPCAKRTKLKEPSSFLQKMRARLSGGHFRMINEKLYTCTGEEALDYFKEEPSLFDVYHTGYKTQMSNWPEQPVNVIIKWLKKQSLSFVVADFGCGEALIAKSVKNEVFSLDLVSNDPNVIACNMENTPLDSSSVDVAIFCLSLMGTNYQSYLEESYRLLKPGGWLLIAEVKSRFDPNTGGADPKKFSNAISELGFSSVKQDFSNKMFILFFFTKKENQISKRKEIEWPMLKPCLYKRR; encoded by the exons ATGGGTGAGAGCAAGAAACGAAAGAGACACAGAAACAAACGTGGTGGTAAGGAGGAGCAACCGGTTCTTCCTTCTCCTTGTGCTAAGCGCACAAAGCTGAAGGAACCCTCTTCCTTTCTTCAAAAG ATGCGAGCAAGGTTGTCTGGTGGGCATTTCAGGATGATTAATGAAAAGCTCTACACTTGCAC TGGGGAGGAGGCGCTAGATTATTTCAAGGAAGAACCTTCGCTATTTGATGTG TATCATACAGGATACAAAACACAAATGTCAAATTGGCCAGAACAGCCAGTTAATGTAATTATTAAGTGGCTGAAAAAACAGAGCCTTTCTTTTGTTGTTGCCGATTTTGGTTGTG GGGAAGCACTCATTGCTAAAAGTGTGAAGAATGAAGTATTCTCTCTAGATCTTGTCTCCAATGATCCAAATGTAATTGCTTGCAACATGGAAAAT ACTCCCCTTGACTCCTCATCTGTTGACGTCGCCATCTTCTGTCTTTCATTGATGGGAACCAACTACCAAAGTTACCTCGAAGAATCGTACAGACTGCTCAAGCCAGG TGGCTGGCTTTTGATAGCAGAAGTAAAGAGCAGGTTTGATCCAAATACTGGAGGAGCAGACCCTAAAAAGTTCTCAAATGCTATTTCCGAGCTAGGTTTCAGCTCTGTAAAACAG GACTTctcaaataaaatgtttattttgtttttcttcacaaaaaag GAAAATCAAATTTCTAAGCGGAAGGAAATTGAATGGCCAATGCTTAAACCTTGTTTGTACAAGCGTAGATga